A single region of the Halorussus gelatinilyticus genome encodes:
- a CDS encoding WD40/YVTN/BNR-like repeat-containing protein, with protein sequence MLLAGTYDGVYRTDGPRFESAERVLDSGRVMRVRRFDGRDGVFATTKSGLYRSTDGGDSWTNLDVPREEVYSVLGDPAGERLYAGTHPAHLYVSEDDGGERTDGSRTSSDVSDGKSWRELEGLQDLPSRDQWHTPRHRDEAHVRSLGAHPDAPDRVIAGVEVGGVHVSDDRGETWTERRSGVHDDVHHVLVRGPDHYVASCGGGLYRTRDAGESWVRLDDGADHTYFREAFAHDGTLYAAAARSSPGTWSGERGADAALFESENDGDTLDAVTYPGDPEEVVLSWTADDDGRVVAGTNDGGVVFRSSGEWVEGGRMPAGVASLCWL encoded by the coding sequence ATGTTACTCGCGGGAACCTACGATGGCGTCTACCGGACCGACGGGCCGCGCTTCGAGTCGGCCGAACGAGTACTCGACTCGGGACGAGTTATGCGCGTCCGGCGCTTCGACGGCCGGGACGGCGTGTTCGCCACCACGAAGTCCGGGCTGTACCGCTCGACGGACGGCGGCGACTCGTGGACGAATCTGGACGTGCCGCGCGAAGAGGTGTACTCGGTGCTGGGCGACCCCGCGGGCGAGCGCCTATACGCGGGGACTCACCCCGCGCACCTCTACGTCTCCGAAGACGACGGAGGTGAGCGAACCGACGGTTCGCGAACGTCGTCGGACGTGTCCGACGGAAAGTCGTGGCGGGAGCTAGAGGGGTTGCAGGACCTGCCGTCGCGCGACCAGTGGCACACGCCGCGCCACCGCGACGAGGCCCACGTCCGGAGTCTCGGCGCACACCCCGACGCCCCCGACCGCGTAATCGCGGGCGTCGAAGTCGGCGGCGTCCACGTCAGCGACGACCGCGGTGAGACGTGGACCGAGCGGCGGTCCGGCGTCCACGACGACGTCCACCACGTCCTCGTGCGCGGGCCGGACCACTACGTCGCCTCCTGCGGCGGCGGTCTCTATCGAACCCGCGACGCGGGCGAGAGTTGGGTCCGACTGGACGACGGCGCGGACCACACCTACTTCCGGGAGGCGTTCGCCCACGACGGCACCCTGTACGCGGCGGCCGCGCGCTCCTCGCCGGGGACGTGGAGCGGCGAGCGCGGCGCGGACGCCGCGCTCTTCGAGTCCGAGAACGACGGCGACACCCTCGACGCGGTGACGTATCCGGGCGACCCCGAGGAGGTCGTCCTCTCGTGGACCGCCGACGACGACGGACGCGTCGTCGCGGGCACGAACGACGGCGGCGTCGTCTTCCGGTCGTCGGGCGAGTGGGTCGAGGGCGGCCGGATGCCCGCGGGCGTGGCGTCGCTCTGCTGGCTGTAG
- a CDS encoding MBL fold metallo-hydrolase encodes MAIHSDWGDWLPRAVEDADPEGIAVWYLGCNGFVLKAGDTTLYIDPYLGLGDPPRTIRMVPVPFDPADVTEADAVLATHEHTDHVHGPSQAPILESTGATFYAPDDSLAVARAEENWTDEWDVDEDQLEEVAEGDTFEVGAFTVSVEPAHDPDATHPVSYVVEYDGRTFFHGGDTKPSDEFARIGEEYDVDLGVLAFGSVGRIPDKETREPMRTRWYNDENQAVEAASDLRFDRFLPSHWDMWKGLTADPTALHDHVRSFEYPRKLEIVEIGDRVDV; translated from the coding sequence ATGGCAATCCACAGCGACTGGGGAGACTGGCTCCCCCGCGCGGTCGAAGACGCCGACCCGGAGGGCATCGCGGTCTGGTACCTCGGCTGTAACGGCTTCGTTCTCAAGGCCGGGGACACGACGCTCTACATCGACCCCTATCTCGGTTTGGGCGACCCGCCGCGCACGATTCGGATGGTGCCGGTGCCGTTCGACCCCGCGGACGTAACGGAGGCCGACGCCGTGCTGGCCACCCACGAACACACCGACCACGTCCACGGCCCGAGCCAAGCGCCCATCCTCGAATCGACCGGCGCGACCTTCTACGCGCCCGACGACAGCCTCGCGGTCGCCCGCGCCGAGGAGAACTGGACCGACGAGTGGGACGTGGACGAGGACCAACTCGAAGAAGTCGCGGAGGGCGACACCTTCGAGGTCGGCGCGTTCACCGTCTCGGTCGAACCGGCCCACGACCCCGACGCGACCCACCCGGTCAGTTACGTCGTGGAGTACGACGGCCGAACCTTCTTCCACGGCGGCGACACCAAGCCCAGCGACGAGTTCGCCCGAATCGGCGAGGAGTACGACGTGGACCTCGGCGTGCTGGCGTTCGGGAGCGTCGGCCGGATTCCCGACAAGGAGACCCGCGAACCGATGCGCACGCGCTGGTACAACGACGAGAATCAGGCGGTCGAGGCCGCGAGCGACCTCCGGTTCGACCGTTTCCTGCCGAGCCACTGGGACATGTGGAAGGGCCTGACCGCGGACCCGACCGCGCTCCACGACCACGTTCGGAGCTTCGAGTACCCCCGGAAGTTGGAAATCGTAGAAATCGGCGACCGCGTGGACGTTTGA
- a CDS encoding GrpB family protein, giving the protein MVCSRTDSGAESVVVHLQPRSAETWREQLIFREFLRDDHETRAEYEAAKRAAVAEHPDDVGAYADAKNETIRSLVARAREAGYDERLPEFVAEKR; this is encoded by the coding sequence ATAGTCTGCTCGCGGACCGACTCCGGCGCGGAGTCGGTCGTCGTCCACCTCCAACCGCGGAGCGCCGAGACGTGGCGCGAGCAGTTGATCTTCCGCGAATTCCTGCGAGACGACCACGAGACGCGCGCCGAGTACGAAGCCGCCAAGCGCGCGGCGGTCGCCGAGCATCCCGACGACGTCGGCGCGTACGCGGACGCGAAGAACGAGACGATTCGGTCGCTCGTCGCGCGGGCCCGAGAAGCGGGATACGACGAACGCCTGCCGGAATTCGTCGCTGAGAAGCGGTGA
- a CDS encoding NUDIX hydrolase → MTLPTDLPRSEETVPLAPDEFETVRENVRTGANRWVGALVRAGNGGVVFVRNRWSDGWVLPGGNVEDGESLREAVVREVREETGLDASVERALEVVEQTFVADESVESEESADSAALDEATATRPTVSGEFVVFEARADDPELGDDLGRDADEIADAAWFDAVPDECEHRALVARHR, encoded by the coding sequence ATGACGCTTCCCACCGACCTCCCGCGGAGCGAGGAGACCGTCCCGCTCGCGCCCGACGAGTTCGAGACCGTCCGAGAGAACGTGCGAACGGGCGCGAACCGCTGGGTCGGCGCGCTGGTCCGCGCCGGGAACGGCGGCGTCGTCTTCGTCCGGAATCGGTGGAGCGACGGCTGGGTCCTCCCCGGCGGTAACGTAGAAGACGGTGAGTCGCTCCGCGAAGCGGTCGTCCGCGAGGTTCGAGAGGAGACCGGTCTCGACGCGAGCGTCGAGCGAGCGCTGGAAGTGGTCGAGCAGACGTTCGTCGCCGACGAGTCGGTCGAGTCCGAGGAGTCTGCCGACTCGGCAGCGCTCGACGAGGCGACTGCTACCCGTCCCACCGTTTCGGGCGAGTTCGTCGTCTTCGAGGCGCGGGCCGACGACCCCGAACTCGGCGACGACCTCGGGCGCGACGCCGACGAGATAGCCGACGCCGCGTGGTTCGACGCGGTGCCCGACGAGTGCGAACATCGGGCGCTCGTGGCACGACACCGGTGA
- a CDS encoding AAA family ATPase has translation MSDSMTEVVTASESGVVVEKSFEGDEFAVPAIKFVVRSEREERVTLRLADDIPEEFPMDNVGFHPDYENDNWTAYKDHRVQFERELDPGEELVTVYGVRLADDDDPSTFLGTPAIEEVAPVGIDSGTSDDSNADPVGETDADDAGESDLDGEVGGPDGNTITDIVSEEDSQLVRDVVAGEEDLGLDDEDDPLAVGDEDPLAEAGAEDDPLAGGAEDDPLAVGEDDSPDESADADDESFLEPDSEVADETADEETATAEAGDEIPADGDADDALDLGDEGATGEGDDQTVDDSDAADEGATPVDDGPAADESESVDESASDESGEEPDESDEVTDESDGSESARPSEVADETATAEAEPSPPSPGSVAAALADEIRAGEVSDQDLKAIQSELDVATPESTNVRIRHLQSRVEDLSAYTEALEEFIDENGVAEDIFGDFEDDIAQVRADVRAFEDEVQAIRADTEATDERVESVDEDLGEVASDLDGFEADLDRVESDLRDVENDLRSDLREFKADFREDVSDLEADVTDLGGDVEAMGSEMDALDDLREEVAEIERLREDVDELESLRGEVDELETLREDVAELEALESDIEALDGLREEVEALEAELEDAGDFGEEVEALETQLNDLEDLVGANTEDVTSVSDELETVTEELRGVNERLDEVDDVADGVETVSEEVASLSDDLDALEENLTSRVESVEADIEDIRDEIAGIQEWRDRISDVFGN, from the coding sequence ATGAGTGACAGCATGACCGAGGTGGTGACGGCGAGCGAGAGCGGCGTCGTCGTGGAGAAGTCGTTCGAGGGCGACGAGTTCGCGGTCCCCGCTATCAAGTTCGTCGTTCGCTCGGAACGGGAGGAGCGCGTGACGTTGCGACTCGCCGACGACATCCCCGAGGAGTTCCCGATGGACAACGTCGGGTTTCACCCGGACTACGAGAACGACAACTGGACCGCGTACAAGGACCACCGCGTCCAGTTCGAGCGCGAGTTAGACCCCGGCGAGGAACTGGTGACGGTCTACGGCGTCCGACTCGCGGACGACGACGACCCCTCGACGTTCCTCGGCACGCCGGCCATCGAGGAGGTCGCGCCGGTCGGCATCGACTCGGGCACGTCCGACGACTCGAACGCCGACCCGGTGGGCGAGACCGACGCCGACGACGCGGGCGAGTCGGACCTCGACGGCGAGGTCGGCGGACCCGACGGCAACACCATCACGGACATCGTTTCCGAGGAGGACAGCCAACTCGTCCGCGACGTGGTAGCCGGCGAGGAGGACCTCGGACTGGACGACGAGGACGACCCGCTCGCGGTCGGCGACGAGGACCCGCTCGCCGAGGCGGGCGCCGAAGACGACCCGCTGGCTGGCGGAGCGGAAGACGACCCGCTCGCGGTCGGCGAGGACGACTCTCCGGACGAATCGGCGGACGCGGACGACGAGAGCTTCCTCGAACCGGACTCCGAGGTCGCCGACGAGACGGCCGACGAGGAGACTGCGACAGCGGAAGCGGGCGACGAAATTCCGGCCGACGGAGACGCCGACGACGCACTGGACCTCGGCGACGAGGGCGCGACCGGCGAAGGTGACGACCAGACCGTGGACGACTCGGACGCTGCGGACGAGGGAGCGACGCCAGTAGACGACGGACCAGCGGCGGACGAGAGCGAATCGGTGGACGAGTCTGCGAGCGACGAGTCGGGCGAGGAACCCGACGAGTCCGACGAGGTGACCGACGAAAGCGACGGGTCGGAGTCGGCGCGACCCTCCGAAGTCGCCGACGAGACGGCGACCGCGGAGGCCGAACCCTCGCCGCCGAGTCCGGGGAGCGTCGCCGCTGCGCTCGCCGACGAGATTCGCGCCGGAGAGGTCTCCGACCAGGACCTGAAAGCCATCCAGAGCGAGTTGGACGTGGCCACCCCCGAGAGCACCAACGTCCGCATCCGTCACCTCCAGTCGCGCGTCGAGGACCTCTCGGCGTACACCGAGGCGCTGGAGGAGTTCATCGACGAGAACGGCGTCGCCGAGGACATCTTCGGCGACTTCGAGGACGACATCGCCCAGGTTCGGGCCGACGTGCGCGCCTTCGAGGACGAAGTGCAGGCCATCCGGGCCGACACCGAGGCGACCGACGAGCGCGTCGAGAGCGTGGACGAAGACCTCGGCGAGGTCGCGTCTGACCTCGACGGCTTCGAGGCGGACCTCGACCGCGTGGAGAGCGACCTCCGCGACGTGGAGAACGACCTGCGGAGCGACCTCCGCGAGTTCAAGGCCGACTTCCGCGAGGACGTCTCGGACCTCGAAGCCGACGTGACCGACCTCGGCGGCGACGTGGAAGCGATGGGGAGCGAGATGGACGCGCTCGACGACCTGCGCGAGGAGGTCGCCGAAATCGAGCGCCTCCGCGAGGACGTAGACGAGTTGGAGTCGCTCCGGGGCGAGGTGGACGAACTGGAGACGCTCCGGGAGGACGTCGCGGAGTTGGAAGCGCTCGAATCGGACATCGAAGCCCTCGACGGTCTCCGAGAGGAGGTCGAGGCCCTCGAAGCGGAACTCGAAGACGCGGGCGACTTCGGCGAGGAAGTCGAGGCGCTCGAAACGCAACTCAACGACCTCGAAGACCTCGTCGGGGCGAACACCGAGGACGTGACCTCGGTGAGCGACGAACTCGAAACCGTCACCGAGGAGCTACGGGGCGTCAACGAGCGACTCGACGAGGTAGACGACGTGGCCGACGGCGTGGAGACCGTCTCCGAAGAGGTCGCCTCGCTGTCCGACGACCTCGACGCGCTGGAGGAGAACCTCACGTCGCGCGTCGAGAGCGTCGAGGCGGACATCGAGGACATCCGCGACGAAATCGCAGGCATCCAGGAGTGGCGCGACCGCATTAGCGACGTGTTCGGTAACTAA
- a CDS encoding tyrosine-type recombinase/integrase encodes MATEQSAQDGQIADPIAYFLQDMVYHGKTERTRDAYERVLREFETFLQTPDENPMGVEKSVAEATRRDCMAWIHALRGRAAESTVATYASYLHRFYAYMNQVGEFDANPMALVVEEMDERIDTNPTRRDISVEAMRTFVADVTHPLDRAIVVTLLKTGMRAGELCNLDLRDLSLSGLDHATRPQLDGKPDSMYVPPEPTVGESYNGEERSASNKRKRETVVPIDDELERTLKRWLAVRPDPISSAGPLFTTTRENWGRRVTPAIVHHVVTNHASDHGWHRQGGDAAENVTPHYFRHFFTTHLRDRTGDRGIVKYLRGDVAEDIIDTYTHNWGDRVREVYEANIYRFF; translated from the coding sequence ATGGCGACTGAGCAGAGCGCCCAAGACGGGCAAATCGCCGACCCGATAGCCTACTTCCTGCAGGACATGGTGTATCACGGGAAGACCGAGCGAACGCGCGACGCCTACGAGCGCGTCCTCCGGGAGTTCGAGACGTTTCTGCAGACTCCCGACGAGAACCCGATGGGCGTCGAGAAGTCCGTCGCCGAGGCGACCCGCCGGGACTGCATGGCGTGGATTCACGCGCTCCGCGGCCGGGCGGCCGAGAGTACGGTCGCCACGTACGCCTCCTATCTCCACCGGTTCTACGCCTACATGAATCAGGTCGGCGAGTTCGACGCGAACCCGATGGCGCTCGTGGTCGAGGAGATGGACGAGCGCATCGACACGAACCCGACGCGACGCGACATCTCGGTCGAAGCGATGCGGACCTTCGTCGCCGACGTGACCCACCCGCTCGACCGAGCCATCGTCGTCACGCTCCTGAAGACGGGGATGCGGGCGGGCGAACTCTGCAACCTCGACCTCCGGGACCTCTCGCTGTCGGGGCTCGACCACGCGACGCGCCCCCAACTCGACGGGAAACCGGACTCGATGTACGTCCCGCCGGAACCGACCGTCGGCGAGTCGTACAACGGCGAGGAGCGGTCGGCCTCGAACAAGCGCAAGCGCGAGACGGTCGTTCCCATCGACGACGAACTGGAGCGCACGCTGAAACGTTGGCTCGCCGTGCGGCCCGACCCGATATCGTCTGCCGGCCCGCTGTTCACGACGACGAGGGAGAACTGGGGTCGGCGGGTCACCCCGGCCATCGTCCACCACGTCGTCACGAACCACGCCAGCGACCACGGCTGGCACCGACAGGGCGGGGACGCCGCGGAGAACGTGACGCCCCACTACTTCCGGCACTTCTTCACGACGCACTTGCGCGACAGAACCGGCGACCGGGGCATCGTGAAGTACCTTCGCGGAGACGTGGCCGAGGACATCATCGACACCTACACACACAACTGGGGAGACAGGGTTCGAGAGGTGTACGAAGCGAACATCTATAGATTCTTCTAA
- a CDS encoding cytochrome P450: protein MATTPLDAFPPELSDPNDQIRPGNFYARMHEQAPVRWDDARGCWDAFGYEAVRRIASDHERFSSRTDSNPDFVEPDGRSLLRDSMLHADPPRHDRLRSIVDDWFKPSELTELRPFVERRADALLDDALESAAARGNTTFDLVPTFSYPLTVAALAELLDIPSSDRDALLEWTKFSMTASFDVEDAETRRSSLLDYLEAMITDNGERSRAGLPTAVANADGLSLADRRNLLSVVLLGGLSTTHLIDNAVWSIAEADVFDAVRSDADAVGAAVEETLRYRSPVQAASRYAVAEADVGGVTVEQGDKLCVWFAAANRDPAVFDVPGRFDLGRRPTHHVAFGHGTHYCLGAALARLVTTTALDVFLDRFEDVTVHDDRVEPTGSMLLSGPSTLPVTVA, encoded by the coding sequence ATGGCTACCACGCCGTTAGACGCGTTCCCGCCGGAACTGTCGGACCCGAACGACCAGATCCGGCCGGGGAACTTCTACGCCCGGATGCATGAGCAGGCGCCGGTCCGATGGGACGACGCGCGTGGCTGCTGGGACGCCTTCGGATACGAGGCCGTGCGGCGGATCGCGAGCGACCACGAACGATTCTCGTCACGGACGGACAGCAATCCCGACTTCGTCGAACCGGACGGCCGGTCGCTCCTCCGTGACTCGATGCTCCACGCGGACCCGCCCCGTCACGACCGACTTCGGTCCATCGTCGACGACTGGTTCAAACCCTCCGAGCTCACTGAACTCCGCCCGTTCGTCGAGCGTCGGGCCGACGCATTGCTCGACGACGCCCTCGAGAGCGCCGCTGCCAGGGGAAATACTACGTTCGACCTCGTCCCGACGTTTTCTTATCCGCTGACGGTCGCGGCACTGGCGGAACTGCTCGACATCCCGTCGTCGGATCGGGACGCGCTTCTCGAATGGACGAAGTTCTCGATGACTGCTTCTTTCGACGTGGAAGACGCTGAGACACGGCGATCGTCGCTTCTCGACTATCTGGAAGCCATGATTACCGATAACGGTGAACGCTCTCGGGCTGGTCTACCGACGGCCGTCGCGAACGCAGACGGTCTCTCACTGGCCGACCGACGGAACCTGTTGAGCGTCGTTCTGCTCGGCGGGCTCTCGACGACGCATCTCATCGACAACGCCGTCTGGTCGATCGCCGAGGCGGACGTCTTCGACGCGGTCCGGTCTGACGCGGACGCGGTAGGGGCCGCTGTCGAAGAGACGCTCCGGTACCGCTCTCCCGTGCAGGCAGCGAGTCGATACGCCGTGGCCGAAGCGGACGTCGGTGGCGTGACGGTGGAACAGGGTGATAAGCTCTGTGTCTGGTTCGCCGCGGCGAACCGGGACCCGGCAGTCTTCGACGTTCCTGGCCGGTTCGACCTCGGTCGGCGACCGACTCACCACGTCGCGTTCGGGCACGGGACCCACTACTGCCTCGGGGCGGCGCTCGCCCGTCTCGTCACGACAACCGCGCTCGACGTGTTCCTCGACCGGTTCGAGGACGTCACCGTGCACGACGACCGCGTCGAACCGACCGGGAGCATGCTCCTGTCCGGCCCTTCCACACTGCCGGTGACAGTCGCTTAG
- a CDS encoding YlbF family regulator, which produces MSIETEADGEATELSRVEELAGELGEAITQTPEYQRFEETKEAVEQDDEAQEKVQEFEQMRQEFMLARQTGEATQEDVQKIRETQQELHSLPVMDEYLQAQEALEQRLESLNTAISEPLAVDFGDQASGCCED; this is translated from the coding sequence ATGAGCATCGAAACCGAGGCCGACGGCGAGGCGACGGAACTCTCCCGCGTCGAAGAACTCGCGGGCGAACTCGGCGAGGCTATCACGCAGACTCCCGAGTACCAGCGCTTCGAGGAGACCAAGGAAGCCGTCGAGCAGGACGACGAGGCCCAGGAGAAGGTCCAGGAGTTCGAGCAGATGCGCCAGGAGTTCATGCTCGCGCGCCAGACCGGCGAGGCCACCCAAGAGGACGTCCAGAAGATCCGCGAGACCCAGCAGGAACTGCACTCCCTGCCGGTGATGGACGAGTACCTCCAAGCTCAGGAGGCGCTCGAACAGCGGCTCGAATCGCTCAACACGGCCATCTCGGAGCCGCTGGCGGTCGATTTCGGCGACCAAGCGAGCGGTTGCTGCGAGGACTGA
- a CDS encoding GrpB family protein → MHVRDRIREAAGAGLLGVFHVGSTAVEGLPAKPVVDVLGVFEDYDAARGVADALVPRSTTSSATTPTG, encoded by the coding sequence GTGCATGTACGCGACCGAATCCGGGAAGCCGCCGGAGCGGGGTTGCTGGGCGTCTTCCACGTCGGAAGCACCGCGGTCGAAGGGCTCCCGGCAAAGCCCGTCGTGGACGTGCTGGGGGTCTTCGAGGACTACGACGCGGCGCGCGGCGTCGCGGACGCGCTGGTCCCGAGGAGTACGACCTCCAGCGCGACGACCCCGACTGGATAG
- the dph2 gene encoding diphthamide biosynthesis enzyme Dph2: protein MSQDSEYSEGDLRNTGMSLKHDREWDYELDRIVEAVEERDATKVGLQFPEGLKRRGPQVADDIRALVPDDVTVMISGQPCYGACDLDTFLMKRTDVFVHFGHSPMKNTDKVIYVPLFSNVDVFPIMEESLEELPDPEASDERPSVGLVTTAQHMNRFEEMKSWLDERGFDVRTRKGDDRLTHEGQVLGCNYASADIDADHVLYVGGGKFHPLGLAMEHPDKKVVIGDPVNNVVTVADTEKFLKQRYASVHKAMDAEKWGVIFCTKIGQGRWEQAEEILEDNDDAYLITMDEVTPDRLRNFDMDAFVNTGCPRITTDDGPQFHKPMLTPGEYEIAVGNKPLDELSFDTFHGTW, encoded by the coding sequence ATGAGCCAAGACAGCGAGTACAGCGAGGGAGACCTCCGAAACACCGGCATGTCCCTCAAGCACGACCGGGAGTGGGACTACGAACTCGACCGCATCGTGGAAGCGGTCGAGGAGCGCGACGCCACCAAGGTCGGGCTACAGTTCCCCGAGGGGTTGAAGCGCCGCGGGCCGCAGGTCGCCGACGACATCCGCGCGCTGGTCCCCGACGACGTGACCGTGATGATTTCGGGCCAGCCCTGTTACGGGGCCTGCGACCTCGACACCTTCCTGATGAAGCGGACCGACGTGTTCGTCCACTTCGGCCACTCGCCGATGAAGAACACGGACAAGGTCATCTACGTCCCGCTGTTCTCGAACGTGGACGTGTTCCCAATCATGGAGGAGTCGCTAGAGGAACTCCCCGACCCGGAGGCGTCCGACGAGCGACCGAGCGTCGGTCTCGTCACGACCGCCCAGCACATGAACCGCTTCGAGGAGATGAAATCGTGGCTCGACGAGCGCGGTTTCGACGTTCGCACTCGGAAGGGCGACGACCGCCTCACTCACGAGGGGCAGGTGCTGGGCTGTAACTACGCCAGCGCCGACATCGACGCCGACCACGTGCTGTACGTCGGCGGCGGGAAGTTCCACCCGCTCGGTCTCGCGATGGAGCATCCCGACAAGAAGGTCGTCATCGGCGACCCCGTGAACAACGTCGTCACGGTCGCGGACACGGAGAAGTTCCTGAAACAGCGCTACGCCTCGGTCCACAAGGCGATGGACGCCGAGAAGTGGGGCGTCATCTTCTGCACGAAGATCGGACAGGGCCGCTGGGAGCAGGCCGAGGAGATTCTGGAGGACAACGACGACGCCTACCTCATCACGATGGACGAGGTGACGCCCGACCGCCTCCGGAACTTCGACATGGACGCGTTCGTGAACACCGGTTGTCCGCGCATCACGACCGACGACGGCCCGCAGTTCCACAAGCCGATGCTCACGCCCGGCGAGTACGAAATCGCCGTGGGCAACAAACCGCTGGACGAGCTGAGTTTCGACACGTTCCACGGGACGTGGTGA
- a CDS encoding sensor histidine kinase has translation MVSRIDASAVSRYAVPLKRWSVAGLGGSLLAVSASYFVVGGELLSAEFVRFAIPVALSLFVVALGVWLRTGEFSAEFVGVVFLWSLAGGVVMGLLAGWVSLLQSVEGRRMLQPASVVLTKVAVGTLGGGLLGVYHGRLRRRTEQLAEQRNRLDEFASIVSHDLRNPMNVAQGHLELARETGERRHFEAVERAHDRMERLIEEVLALSRRGETVADPSPVSLRVVAEEAWGTVETPEMDLRVETDRRIVSDARRLRALFENLFRNAAEHGGETVVVGASEDGFFVADDGPGIPAEDRELVFEGGYSTCPEGTGFGLAIVRRIAEAHDWRIHVGEGDEGGARFDFRGVASE, from the coding sequence ATGGTATCTCGCATTGACGCGTCGGCGGTGTCCCGGTACGCCGTTCCGCTGAAGCGGTGGTCCGTCGCCGGGCTCGGCGGGAGTCTGCTGGCCGTCTCTGCGAGCTACTTCGTCGTCGGCGGGGAGCTACTGTCTGCGGAGTTCGTCCGGTTCGCTATCCCCGTGGCGCTCTCGCTGTTCGTCGTCGCGCTCGGCGTCTGGCTTCGGACGGGCGAATTCTCCGCGGAGTTCGTCGGCGTCGTCTTCCTGTGGAGTCTGGCCGGCGGCGTCGTCATGGGACTGCTCGCCGGCTGGGTCTCGCTCCTCCAGTCGGTGGAGGGTCGCCGGATGCTCCAACCCGCGTCGGTCGTGCTGACGAAGGTCGCCGTGGGGACGCTCGGCGGCGGTCTGCTCGGGGTCTACCACGGCCGACTCCGGCGGCGCACCGAGCAACTCGCCGAACAGCGCAACAGACTCGACGAGTTCGCCAGTATCGTCTCCCACGACCTCCGGAACCCGATGAACGTCGCGCAGGGCCACCTCGAACTCGCCCGCGAGACCGGCGAACGGCGCCACTTCGAGGCGGTCGAGCGCGCCCACGACCGGATGGAGCGACTCATCGAGGAGGTGCTGGCGCTCTCGCGGCGTGGCGAGACGGTGGCCGACCCCTCGCCGGTCAGCCTGCGCGTCGTCGCCGAGGAGGCGTGGGGCACCGTCGAGACGCCCGAGATGGACCTCCGGGTCGAGACCGACCGCCGAATCGTCTCGGACGCCCGCCGACTCCGCGCGCTCTTCGAGAACCTGTTCCGGAACGCCGCGGAACACGGCGGCGAGACGGTGGTCGTGGGTGCGAGCGAGGACGGGTTCTTCGTCGCCGACGACGGGCCGGGCATCCCGGCCGAGGACCGCGAACTCGTCTTCGAGGGCGGTTACTCGACGTGTCCGGAGGGGACCGGATTCGGACTGGCCATCGTCCGGCGCATCGCGGAGGCCCACGACTGGCGCATCCACGTCGGCGAGGGCGACGAGGGCGGCGCGCGATTCGACTTCCGCGGCGTCGCCAGCGAGTGA
- a CDS encoding DUF5805 domain-containing protein has protein sequence MASEENVDTTRKSVKTFVPAYQKDEWKRHADELDMSQSEFVRTMVQAGRRDFEIESVEASSVDTDPESADADDAPDSTGENAADSPDTADSTGGDDLDEHVLSVLSTSDHLSWDELLDELTNSIEDRLEETLQRLQRDNCVQYSGRRGGYTLVAGNDGD, from the coding sequence ATGGCCAGCGAGGAGAACGTCGATACGACTCGCAAATCCGTCAAGACGTTCGTGCCAGCGTATCAGAAAGACGAGTGGAAACGACACGCCGACGAACTCGACATGAGCCAGAGCGAGTTCGTCCGGACGATGGTGCAGGCGGGGCGGCGCGACTTCGAGATCGAGTCGGTCGAGGCGTCGTCCGTAGACACCGACCCCGAGAGCGCCGACGCCGACGACGCTCCCGACTCGACGGGTGAGAACGCTGCCGATTCACCCGACACCGCCGATTCGACCGGCGGCGACGACTTGGACGAACACGTCCTCTCGGTCCTCTCAACCTCGGACCACCTCTCGTGGGACGAGCTACTGGACGAACTCACCAACAGCATCGAGGACAGACTGGAGGAGACGCTCCAGCGACTCCAGCGAGACAACTGCGTCCAGTACAGCGGTCGTCGCGGTGGCTACACGCTCGTCGCGGGGAACGATGGCGACTGA